The Synechococcus sp. MVIR-18-1 region GGGATTTGGGCGGCCATGTTGCCTGGAGCGATGGGCGGATACCAAACCTTTCTGTTGCGGTGGGATCCAGCGCAGCTGCTCAATCCCACCACGATTCGCAATGCCTTTACCCAGGCCTTTTTCTCCATCGGCACGGGGATCGGCTGCATCCTTGCCTATGCGGCCTATTTGAAAAGCAGTGCGCGACTGCCCAGGGAAGCGATCGCAGTGGTTGGTTTGGATACGGCCGTCGGTCTCTTGGCTGGATTGATCACTTTCCCCGTGGTGATCAGCTTTGGACTGCAGGAAACGGTGAGCGAGTCCACTGTTGGGGCTTTGTTTTTAGCGATACCCACCGGACTTGCTTCCCTTGGCGCAGCAGGGCGCTTGGTGGCTGTGCTCTTTTTCTCATTGGCCTATCTCGCGGCGATTACCTCATCGGTTTCGCTGCTGGAAGTCCCCGTGGCTTCCTTGATGGATCGCTTGGGCTGGTCCCGCAGGCGATCGGCATGGCTGATGGCGTTGCTGATCTTTATTGCCGGCCTTCCCGCTGCGATGTCGATTCCGGTGTTGGAGGTGATGGACTCGATTTTTGGCGGTGTGCTGCTGATTTTGGGAGGCCTTTTAATCGCCCTGCTGGTGGGTTGGGTGGCTCCGAAACGGTTCCGAGACGACCTCCAAGGATCGAAAACCTCAGCGGGCTTAATTCGCTTGATGCTCTTTTTCCTGCGCTGGGTGTCTCCTGTGGTGATCACTGCTGGGTTGTTAATCAGCGTTGTTGATTTATGGCGTCAATGGTTTCCAGCAGCTTGATTGCTCACAGCATGCGGCGTAGTTTTTAAAACTTTCTCTGTACAAATTCAGTCGCAAGGCGAACCTCTAGGAGGAACGAGATCGAGGCCAGCGTTAACATTCCCATGGTGGTGATGAAA contains the following coding sequences:
- a CDS encoding sodium-dependent transporter, which encodes MALKEHWRSGLGFVLAAAGSAVGLGNLWGFAYRASQGGGGAFLLLYVLIVLLVCLPVLVAEMVLGRSTAQSPLLAPVAAAGDAWRPMGWLFLLASCGILAFYAVLMGWTGHTLVHALWVGLPDDMETAESLFASVSTGNSALLGQGGSLALTAAVVASGVQGGIERLSRWALPLLFVLLVGLGIWAAMLPGAMGGYQTFLLRWDPAQLLNPTTIRNAFTQAFFSIGTGIGCILAYAAYLKSSARLPREAIAVVGLDTAVGLLAGLITFPVVISFGLQETVSESTVGALFLAIPTGLASLGAAGRLVAVLFFSLAYLAAITSSVSLLEVPVASLMDRLGWSRRRSAWLMALLIFIAGLPAAMSIPVLEVMDSIFGGVLLILGGLLIALLVGWVAPKRFRDDLQGSKTSAGLIRLMLFFLRWVSPVVITAGLLISVVDLWRQWFPAA